One Microbacterium keratanolyticum DNA window includes the following coding sequences:
- a CDS encoding RDD family protein, producing MIWEIDDAPKAVEGLDENGRPDPAYAAALGLRTAPFGRRVLATVLELALALLLALPGMLVLVPIALDAVSGALDLDALFARDDLVWLIVGVSVSQALITAYTIVQLVLHGRKGVTFGKGLVGIRSINVRTLERPGFWRGAVVRYLLIGATFLVPIIGPVLVIAFSPLMDSERRGRGWLDLAAATWFVDVRAGLNPYDVKRMRIARKQFRTALHEEVAPLPSLATPTELHAPAEYVPTARFSGGVLGAHRTTGSGPTGAAPAAAAPGGPLTAAPAPAPVPASAVVPTPAPTASPGAPGAAPVPATGMVTGTPFTPRADAAPVPPAVPPAPAEPAAPVEPGPASASAPPMPPVAEAAAAPAAAAISPVRAVLVLDSGERIEVRATTLIGRAPSPAAGEGAVQLARIDDETRSVSKTHLAIQIARRGAMAVDRASTNGSALVRDGVETMLLPGHPVELRTGDIVNFGDRSLRVEQL from the coding sequence GTGATCTGGGAGATCGACGACGCGCCCAAGGCCGTCGAAGGACTCGACGAGAACGGTCGTCCCGACCCGGCGTATGCCGCGGCGCTGGGTCTGCGCACCGCGCCCTTCGGGCGGCGTGTGCTCGCGACGGTCCTGGAGCTCGCGCTCGCGCTGCTCCTCGCTCTGCCCGGGATGCTCGTGCTTGTGCCGATCGCCCTCGACGCGGTCTCCGGAGCGCTCGACCTCGATGCGCTGTTCGCGCGTGATGACCTGGTCTGGCTGATCGTCGGCGTCTCCGTCTCGCAGGCGCTGATCACGGCGTACACGATCGTGCAGCTCGTCCTGCACGGTCGTAAGGGCGTCACGTTCGGTAAGGGTCTGGTCGGCATCCGCTCGATCAACGTGCGCACCCTGGAGCGCCCCGGTTTCTGGCGCGGAGCGGTCGTGCGCTATCTGCTGATCGGCGCGACCTTCCTCGTGCCGATCATCGGTCCCGTCCTCGTCATCGCGTTCTCGCCGCTGATGGATTCCGAACGGCGCGGGCGCGGGTGGCTCGATCTCGCCGCGGCGACATGGTTCGTCGATGTGCGCGCGGGCCTCAACCCCTACGACGTCAAGCGCATGCGCATCGCACGCAAGCAGTTTCGGACGGCCCTCCACGAGGAGGTCGCGCCGCTGCCTTCGCTGGCGACGCCGACCGAGCTGCACGCGCCGGCCGAGTACGTCCCGACCGCGCGGTTCTCCGGAGGGGTGCTCGGTGCGCACCGCACGACCGGCTCAGGACCGACCGGGGCAGCCCCGGCGGCGGCCGCGCCCGGAGGCCCCCTGACCGCAGCACCTGCGCCGGCGCCGGTGCCCGCGTCGGCGGTCGTGCCGACCCCTGCGCCCACGGCGTCTCCCGGTGCGCCCGGTGCCGCTCCTGTCCCCGCGACGGGCATGGTCACCGGGACGCCCTTCACTCCGCGAGCGGATGCTGCACCCGTCCCGCCTGCGGTTCCTCCTGCTCCCGCAGAGCCCGCCGCGCCCGTCGAACCTGGACCCGCGTCCGCATCCGCCCCTCCGATGCCGCCGGTCGCGGAGGCCGCAGCCGCTCCCGCCGCAGCGGCGATCTCACCGGTGCGCGCGGTCCTCGTGCTCGACAGCGGTGAGCGCATCGAGGTGCGTGCGACGACCCTGATCGGACGGGCGCCGAGCCCCGCCGCGGGCGAGGGCGCCGTGCAGCTCGCGCGCATCGACGACGAGACGCGCTCGGTGTCGAAGACCCATCTCGCGATCCAGATCGCGCGTCGGGGCGCGATGGCCGTCGACCGCGCCTCCACGAACGGCAGCGCGCTCGTGCGCGACGGTGTCGAGACGATGCTGCTGCCCGGCCACCCCGTCGAACTTCGCACCGGCGACATCGTGAACTTCGGAGACCGCAGCCTGCGCGTCGAGCAGCTGTGA